One Pectobacterium polaris DNA window includes the following coding sequences:
- a CDS encoding beta-glucoside-specific PTS transporter subunit IIABC, with the protein MSHTAADNNATAYATTAEKIITLVGGIDNIEHIEHCSTRLRLSLYDNSQVNQNELEKVPGVLGVRVNVQCQVIIGGEVMQVYEAVQNLAAGRKETGRAAPAKNRTAFVIDFIISVFQPLVPAIAGGGVLKSLLLLLDLLGWLTKDSSTYKVLDNIGSAPLYFLPILVGITTAMKLKVNVLVAVSAVSVMVLPAMSKQLAEGAEFLSLDLKNVAYASQVFPAILCVIFYAQTEKLFNRYSPSALRIFLSPMLSLLVTVPVTLLVLGPLGYELGAGLASVILWLYSKLGFVATGLLAAALPFMVASGMHKPMLPYAVSSLSQFGKEMLYLPASLAHNIAESGACMAIALKSKDKTLKSTAISAGISALFGITEPALYGITLLNKKALYSVIAGSLVGGAFIGWMAIEAFALVGPGLASISMFISPENSWNIVYAIAGAALSFVIAFLSALFLWREEKPVVAVEETHHAMTECQFASPIEGKVIALDNVNDEIFSKRIMGDGIAIIPEKGVLYAPASGTIENVFETGHAVSMLTDSGAELIFHIGIDTIKLNGQGFQPKVTAGQQVNTGDVLVEFDLDSLIAAGYDPVVMMVITNSERFRVIPEATDVVIHPHTIIMTLKESV; encoded by the coding sequence ATGAGCCACACAGCAGCAGATAATAACGCGACAGCTTATGCCACTACCGCTGAAAAAATCATCACGTTAGTCGGTGGAATTGACAACATTGAGCATATTGAACACTGTTCTACACGGCTACGGCTCAGTCTTTATGACAACAGCCAAGTAAACCAGAACGAGCTGGAAAAGGTACCGGGCGTGCTGGGCGTTCGAGTTAACGTACAGTGTCAGGTGATTATCGGCGGCGAAGTGATGCAGGTATACGAAGCAGTGCAGAACCTTGCAGCAGGCCGGAAGGAAACAGGCCGCGCCGCGCCAGCAAAAAACCGCACAGCTTTTGTTATCGATTTTATCATCAGCGTTTTTCAGCCGCTGGTGCCTGCGATTGCTGGCGGCGGCGTGCTCAAATCGCTGTTACTGCTGCTGGACCTGCTCGGCTGGCTCACTAAAGACAGCTCAACGTATAAAGTGCTGGATAACATCGGTTCCGCCCCACTCTATTTTCTGCCGATTCTGGTGGGTATCACCACCGCGATGAAGTTGAAAGTGAATGTGCTGGTTGCCGTTTCCGCCGTCTCTGTGATGGTGCTGCCGGCCATGTCTAAGCAACTGGCGGAAGGCGCGGAATTTCTCTCCCTCGACTTGAAAAACGTCGCTTACGCGTCGCAGGTTTTCCCGGCGATACTGTGCGTCATTTTCTATGCGCAAACCGAAAAGCTCTTCAACCGCTACTCGCCGAGCGCGCTGCGTATTTTCCTATCACCGATGCTGTCGCTGTTGGTTACCGTTCCCGTCACGCTGCTGGTGCTTGGCCCGCTCGGTTATGAACTCGGTGCGGGTCTGGCTAGCGTGATCCTCTGGCTGTACAGCAAGCTGGGCTTTGTGGCGACGGGGTTGCTCGCCGCTGCGCTGCCCTTCATGGTGGCCTCAGGGATGCATAAGCCGATGCTGCCCTATGCCGTTTCCTCCTTGAGCCAGTTTGGTAAGGAAATGCTCTATCTGCCTGCGTCGCTCGCGCACAACATTGCCGAATCGGGTGCCTGCATGGCGATTGCGCTCAAGAGCAAAGACAAAACGCTAAAATCGACGGCGATTTCAGCCGGTATTTCCGCCCTGTTCGGCATCACCGAACCCGCGCTATACGGGATTACGCTGCTGAATAAAAAGGCGCTCTACAGCGTGATCGCGGGTAGCCTGGTCGGCGGTGCGTTTATCGGTTGGATGGCGATTGAAGCCTTTGCGCTGGTTGGCCCCGGTCTGGCTAGCATCTCCATGTTTATCTCACCGGAAAATAGCTGGAATATCGTCTACGCCATCGCCGGTGCCGCGCTCTCTTTTGTCATCGCCTTTCTCTCCGCCCTGTTCCTCTGGCGGGAAGAGAAGCCCGTCGTCGCCGTAGAAGAAACTCATCACGCGATGACCGAATGCCAGTTCGCCAGCCCGATTGAAGGAAAAGTGATTGCGCTGGACAACGTGAATGATGAGATCTTCTCCAAACGTATTATGGGTGACGGCATCGCCATCATCCCCGAGAAAGGCGTGCTCTACGCGCCGGCGAGCGGCACCATTGAGAACGTGTTTGAAACCGGCCACGCCGTCAGCATGCTCACCGACAGCGGTGCCGAACTGATTTTTCATATCGGTATCGATACCATCAAACTCAATGGTCAGGGCTTTCAGCCGAAAGTCACGGCCGGCCAACAGGTTAATACCGGCGATGTCCTCGTTGAATTTGACCTCGATAGCCTCATCGCGGCGGGTTACGATCCCGTCGTCATGATGGTTATCACCAACAGCGAGCGCTTTCGCGTGATACCGGAAGCCACTGACGTCGTCATCCATCCCCACACCATCATCATGACCTTAAAGGAGTCTGTGTAA
- a CDS encoding sensor domain-containing diguanylate cyclase has translation MTDDLLSHLSSALRSEDTFEGLVRQLLVMLELVTDLESTYLTQVDTEAGFQNILFAHNTKTLNIPEGASVPWHDTLCKRALDEGQSYTPNVAECWGDSEAAQALGITTYASTPVCMDNGQLYGTLCAASSDHKPLTTKGEQILSLFAQLIAQQVQKEWLVQQLTAANAALHEYSYTDSLTGLLNRRGVFYSLDAMFSQAKNDHQQALIVFIDLDGFKRINDQFGHEAGDIFLQEVGRRLLAWGNPGDVVGRLGGDEFVFARMVNVAPGENERVISSFRDDITPLLQGNYSLGTVSIEYLGASIGIVTADPSVEEPGAVIRRADAAMYANKVMRKKDQTRAFDVITAQP, from the coding sequence ATGACTGATGATTTGCTTTCTCACCTTTCGAGCGCGTTACGTTCAGAGGATACCTTCGAGGGGTTGGTTCGCCAGTTATTGGTCATGCTGGAGCTGGTCACCGATCTGGAATCGACGTACCTGACGCAGGTTGACACCGAAGCGGGTTTCCAAAATATCCTGTTTGCTCACAACACGAAAACGCTCAACATCCCTGAAGGGGCCTCGGTTCCGTGGCATGACACGTTGTGCAAGCGTGCGCTGGACGAAGGGCAAAGTTACACGCCTAACGTGGCCGAATGCTGGGGGGATTCTGAGGCGGCACAAGCGTTAGGTATTACGACTTATGCCAGTACGCCAGTGTGTATGGACAACGGGCAATTATACGGTACGCTCTGTGCTGCGAGTTCTGACCATAAGCCGCTGACAACCAAAGGTGAACAGATCCTGAGTCTATTCGCGCAGCTTATTGCTCAGCAGGTGCAGAAAGAGTGGTTGGTGCAGCAATTGACGGCCGCCAATGCCGCATTACATGAATACTCTTACACCGATTCACTGACCGGACTGCTTAATCGCCGGGGCGTGTTTTACTCGCTCGACGCGATGTTTTCTCAGGCAAAGAATGACCATCAGCAGGCGCTCATTGTATTCATTGACCTCGATGGCTTTAAGAGAATTAACGACCAGTTCGGCCACGAAGCCGGTGATATCTTCTTGCAAGAGGTCGGTCGACGCTTGCTGGCGTGGGGGAATCCGGGGGATGTTGTCGGGCGTCTTGGTGGTGATGAATTTGTCTTTGCCCGTATGGTCAACGTTGCGCCGGGAGAGAATGAACGCGTGATTTCTTCCTTCAGAGACGACATTACGCCTTTGTTACAGGGGAATTATTCACTCGGTACGGTCAGCATCGAATATTTAGGCGCAAGCATCGGGATTGTCACGGCAGATCCTTCCGTCGAGGAGCCTGGTGCTGTGATCCGTCGAGCCGATGCCGCAATGTACGCCAATAAAGTTATGCGAAAAAAAGATCAAACTCGCGCTTTTGACGTCATCACAGCACAACCGTAA
- a CDS encoding DUF1869 domain-containing protein gives MTSENKGYSLTLLNHENNEKAEKTYLKPMAFYVPDFAAGAVVELLNELPSASENNKGFLLTVTNNNNGVSVDKELATVEELKDKTISAEAVKELVNIVRGYDADEDTNVCGW, from the coding sequence ATGACAAGTGAAAATAAAGGCTATTCTTTAACATTATTGAACCACGAAAATAATGAGAAAGCAGAAAAAACTTATCTTAAACCGATGGCTTTTTATGTGCCAGATTTCGCCGCAGGTGCAGTCGTGGAATTACTCAACGAACTGCCTTCAGCCAGTGAAAATAACAAAGGTTTTTTGCTAACAGTCACGAATAATAATAACGGCGTGTCCGTTGATAAAGAGCTCGCTACGGTCGAAGAGTTAAAAGACAAGACAATTTCAGCTGAAGCAGTAAAAGAACTGGTTAATATCGTACGTGGCTACGATGCGGATGAAGACACTAACGTCTGCGGCTGGTAA
- a CDS encoding DUF1971 domain-containing protein, whose protein sequence is MERIIIPANYVHTRTTPFWTKETAPASIWKRHLDAGTRQGVYPRLCVMQGTIRYYGYADETSPDPVETLTIEAGQFGVFPPEKWHRIEALSDDTLFNVDFYVDPKILIEG, encoded by the coding sequence ATGGAACGAATTATTATACCCGCGAATTATGTTCATACCCGTACCACGCCTTTCTGGACAAAAGAAACTGCCCCAGCGTCTATTTGGAAGCGCCATTTGGATGCAGGGACGCGTCAAGGCGTCTACCCGCGCTTGTGCGTGATGCAAGGGACGATTCGTTATTATGGCTACGCCGATGAGACAAGTCCTGATCCCGTCGAAACGTTGACGATCGAAGCCGGGCAATTTGGCGTATTCCCCCCAGAGAAATGGCACAGAATCGAAGCGTTATCTGATGATACGCTATTTAACGTAGACTTTTATGTCGATCCGAAAATTTTGATAGAAGGTTGA
- a CDS encoding flavin reductase family protein encodes MKKNVKLSSFYYGFPVFLVTTTDNSNGEVNVASISSSISLGDKIIIGVTKGSKTYSNLLSGSDVVINIPDYKLWEKVEELGKLTGSDTLSEGQIKWGVEVCHDKFSKVGLHTEASTDITPPRVIECPIQAECKTVSTTDKGRFILVELDIVNVWVESELLGANDVVDSSKWKPLIYNFREYDTTGDALGFNFKYGH; translated from the coding sequence ATGAAAAAGAACGTAAAACTCAGCTCGTTTTATTATGGTTTCCCTGTTTTCCTTGTTACGACGACGGATAATAGCAACGGAGAAGTCAATGTTGCTTCTATATCGTCGTCAATTTCTCTCGGTGATAAAATTATTATCGGTGTCACGAAAGGAAGTAAGACCTACAGTAATTTATTATCTGGATCTGATGTTGTCATCAATATTCCTGATTACAAACTGTGGGAGAAAGTTGAAGAACTGGGTAAGTTGACCGGGAGCGATACGCTATCTGAAGGCCAGATTAAATGGGGCGTTGAGGTCTGCCACGACAAATTTTCCAAAGTCGGCCTTCACACTGAAGCCTCTACCGATATTACGCCGCCTCGGGTGATTGAATGTCCTATCCAGGCGGAATGTAAAACCGTCAGCACGACGGACAAAGGGCGTTTTATTCTTGTCGAACTGGATATTGTGAATGTCTGGGTGGAGAGCGAGCTATTAGGAGCAAATGACGTTGTTGATTCGTCAAAATGGAAGCCTCTGATCTACAACTTCCGCGAATACGACACCACGGGTGACGCATTAGGTTTTAATTTTAAATACGGGCATTGA
- a CDS encoding LysR family transcriptional regulator, with protein MDLNALNMFVMAARSGSLTAAARENNIPLPTLSRRIQDLEKELKVLLLERTAKGCKVTEAGKRLLNHASSAMDILNDAEQSVVSGHPHITGRLRLTLPQSMGPWWEIIRQFQQTYPRIAVNVYSTERRVDLISDGVDVALRVGSIADDSVVARHLMDFRHILVASPGLLKASPPLREPADLMRFPCAAWGSVIDARPVWMLGNHAYDVSAVLTVNDYLHLRAGALAGDFITELPAFFAAEYIKRGELTELLPEYPLPYSSLHLVYKKQQHISSTARAYIDFCTAHIAELSEQCRVPSDAYFREE; from the coding sequence CTGAATGCGCTTAACATGTTCGTCATGGCTGCCCGGAGCGGCAGCCTGACTGCTGCTGCACGAGAGAACAACATCCCACTGCCGACACTGAGTCGCAGGATTCAAGATCTGGAAAAAGAGCTCAAGGTGCTGCTGCTTGAACGAACAGCGAAAGGCTGCAAGGTAACGGAAGCCGGGAAAAGATTACTTAACCACGCAAGCTCTGCGATGGATATCCTTAACGACGCGGAACAATCTGTAGTGTCAGGTCATCCCCACATCACCGGACGCCTGCGACTGACGCTTCCCCAGTCTATGGGGCCCTGGTGGGAAATCATCAGGCAGTTTCAGCAGACATACCCACGCATTGCGGTAAACGTGTATTCCACCGAGAGAAGAGTGGATCTGATATCAGACGGGGTCGATGTTGCCTTACGGGTAGGTAGCATCGCCGATGATTCCGTTGTTGCACGGCATTTAATGGATTTTCGCCATATTCTTGTTGCCAGCCCGGGATTACTAAAGGCGTCACCGCCCCTGCGTGAACCAGCTGACCTGATGAGGTTCCCGTGTGCAGCCTGGGGATCCGTAATTGATGCTCGCCCGGTGTGGATGCTGGGCAATCACGCTTATGACGTCTCCGCCGTATTGACGGTTAATGATTATCTTCACTTACGAGCAGGTGCTCTTGCCGGGGATTTCATCACCGAATTACCGGCGTTTTTCGCTGCTGAATATATTAAAAGAGGAGAGCTAACTGAGCTGCTTCCAGAGTACCCGTTGCCCTATTCGTCTTTGCATCTGGTATACAAAAAGCAGCAGCACATCTCTTCAACGGCCAGAGCCTATATCGATTTTTGTACAGCACACATCGCTGAATTATCAGAACAATGTCGCGTTCCGTCTGACGCTTATTTTAGGGAAGAATGA